In a genomic window of bacterium:
- a CDS encoding FAD-dependent oxidoreductase, whose amino-acid sequence MARICVIGAGFAGHTAALYLGDKLGRDHQVTVINRSRQFVYIPSLVWVGIDRMPLEKTLFDLEPVYRRLHVDFVVGKATEVHADTGKVVVEPAAGGAPVDVPYDYLVVATGPKLDFAATPGLGPEAGNTWSICSPPHAMDARAHYLEAVARMGKGERQRIVIGTGHGAATCQGAALEYITNVHKDLVRRGVRDRCDLAYLSNEPALGDFGIRGLTVRHKGRRTTAAEFIGAVFRDYGIEPLVGRGVTGIEPGTAHWEDMDGAAGETGFDYAMLIPRFVGQPLKYVGADGGDVADKLTNPAGLIKVDGQYGLPWDELAANPDAWPAVYQNPSYPNVFAAGIAFAPPGPISKPHTNPNGVPMSPAPPRTGMVSGIIGRIVALNIVDLVQKGRMTHSERMTEMAAACIASMGDSLWDGAAAVIMVYPVVPDTRRYPNEEGRDEFVTHMEMGLAGAWMKRMIHTTFMHKLQGRIGWKIIPE is encoded by the coding sequence ATGGCCAGGATCTGTGTCATCGGTGCCGGTTTCGCCGGCCACACGGCCGCGCTCTATCTCGGGGACAAGCTCGGGCGCGACCACCAGGTCACCGTCATCAACCGCTCGCGCCAGTTCGTGTACATCCCGTCGCTGGTCTGGGTGGGCATCGATCGCATGCCCCTGGAGAAGACCCTCTTCGATCTGGAGCCCGTGTACCGGCGGCTGCACGTGGACTTCGTCGTCGGCAAGGCCACGGAGGTCCACGCCGACACGGGCAAGGTGGTGGTCGAGCCCGCCGCGGGCGGCGCGCCGGTCGACGTGCCCTACGACTATCTCGTGGTGGCGACGGGACCGAAGCTCGACTTCGCCGCCACGCCGGGTCTGGGCCCCGAGGCGGGCAACACGTGGTCGATCTGCAGCCCGCCCCACGCCATGGACGCCCGCGCGCACTACCTCGAGGCGGTCGCGCGCATGGGGAAGGGCGAGCGGCAGCGCATCGTCATCGGCACCGGCCACGGCGCGGCGACCTGCCAGGGCGCGGCCCTCGAGTACATCACCAACGTCCACAAGGACCTGGTGCGGCGCGGCGTGCGCGACCGCTGCGACCTGGCCTACCTCTCGAACGAGCCCGCCCTCGGCGACTTCGGGATCCGCGGCCTGACCGTGCGGCACAAGGGCCGGCGCACCACGGCCGCCGAATTCATCGGGGCGGTGTTCCGGGACTACGGGATCGAACCCCTCGTCGGGCGCGGCGTCACGGGCATCGAACCGGGCACGGCCCACTGGGAAGACATGGACGGCGCCGCGGGCGAGACCGGTTTCGACTACGCCATGCTCATCCCCCGTTTCGTCGGGCAGCCGCTGAAGTACGTGGGGGCCGACGGCGGGGACGTGGCCGACAAGCTCACCAACCCCGCCGGACTGATCAAGGTCGACGGGCAGTACGGCCTGCCCTGGGACGAGCTGGCGGCCAACCCCGACGCCTGGCCCGCCGTGTACCAGAATCCCAGCTACCCGAACGTCTTCGCGGCCGGCATCGCCTTCGCGCCGCCGGGACCGATCTCGAAGCCCCACACCAATCCGAACGGCGTGCCCATGAGTCCGGCGCCGCCGCGCACGGGCATGGTCTCGGGCATCATCGGGCGCATCGTGGCCCTGAACATCGTCGACCTCGTGCAGAAGGGGCGCATGACCCACAGCGAGCGCATGACCGAGATGGCCGCGGCGTGCATCGCGAGCATGGGCGACAGCCTGTGGGACGGCGCGGCGGCGGTGATCATGGTCTACCCCGTGGTGCCGGACACCCGGCGCTACCCCAACGAGGAGGGCCGTGACGAATTCGTCACCCACATGGAGATGGGGCTGGCCGGCGCCTGGATGAAGCGCATGATCCACACCACGTTCATGCACAAGCTGCAGGGCCGCATCGGCTGGAAAATCATTCCGGAATAG